Sequence from the Rhodanobacteraceae bacterium genome:
CCACCAGGCACCGGCACCGACAGCGATCACCAGCACCAGCACCCACCACGGCACACCGCCGCGGCGCGGCGGCGCCTCGTCGCGCGCGCTGCGGTCGATTTGCAATTGTCCCAGCAGATCAGTCTGACTCATGAATGTGTTCGGTGACCTTTGATTGCCTACATGCTCGCACAGCTGGGCGTCGCGGGTTTGCGATCGGCGACTCGCCACTCTGTGATCAAGGCTCCCCTAAATCGTATCGGCGCATTAGTGACGATCGTCACCAGCGCATTCATGACTGACGGCAGGGTCGGTCGCGATAAAGTAACGAAGCCAGCGGATAATCGGCCCCGGATGAACACCAAGGCTCCGTCCTCGCAAAAGCCACCGGCCTCGGCGCTGCCGGGTGCACATCGGGTCATGCCTGGCCCCGGTACGATGCGTTTCCGCAACGAGATGGCGCTGTGGCCACGAATCTTCGCGCTGGTCTTCCTGGCGATGGTGGCGATGTTCAGCTGGCTGGCCATCCGCGACGGGAGCCCACCCGGTTGGAGCAGCGGCGGAATGCTGCTGGTGCTCGCTGCCTTCTGGCTGTTCGGGCTCGGCTTTGCCGCGCATGCCGTCAACCAGCCCCGGGTGCGCATCGATATCGGCGACGATGGCCAGGTGTCGGTGGCACTGGGCCGGGTCTTTCGTGCCGAGCATTGTCGCTATCGCGCCGCGGAACTTGGGCCTGCCGAACTGGTGGAAGGCAGTGACGACGAAGGTGCGCCTTATTTCCACGCCCGATTGCGCTTACCCGGCCGCGGATCGGTCGATTTCGCCGAAGGCCACCATCGCGGTCTCTGCGAGCAGGCCGTCGAACGCTTCAACGCGGCCTTGGTGGCCGCAGCCACCGGCGCGGCCTGATCGGCGCTGGCTAGCCCGCATTTCTCAAACCTGCGTGAGAAATGCGGGCTAGCTGCTTGAGAATTGTTGACTCGCGGAAAACATGCCGACGAATTCGTGCCTGGCACAGTGGTGGCGTGACTGGTCGTCTCGCTGCCCAGACAGCGCAGTGGTCGTAGCGTGCCCTGCGGCGTCGCCGGTCGCGCCGTGAAGGCGCTCCTGCCAGCAGCCACTCTGCGGTAGGAGCGACCTTGCGTCGCGACCAGCGGGCCGGGGCAGCGACCGAACCGCCTTCTACCGCACCGGCTGACCGTTCTCGTCGACCACCTGCACCTCACCCAGGTTCAGCTCGCGCACGCCGGCCTCGATCTGGCTGAGGTCACCGACGATGACCCAGGTCAGACGGTCCGGGTGAATCACCTGCCTGGCGGCGGCATGGATGTCGGCCAGCGTCTGCGCTTCGATGCGCTGCTTGGCGGTGGCTACCCAATCGTCGGGCCGATCAAACTGGAGGATGCTGCGGACCGCGCCCTGAACATCGCCAATGGTCTCGTAGGCGCCCGGCAAGGAGCGCACATCTCCGGCCTTGAGCTTGTCGAGTTCCTCTTCGGTCGCAGGCTGGTCGCTCAGATACGCGCTGAGTTCCTTGCGGATCTCGGTTACCGACTCGGCAGTCTTGTCGGTCTGCACCGGCGCGTAGGTGATCCACGGGCGCTGTCCGCGCGCACTTGGCATGGCCACGCCGACACCATAACTCCAGTGCTTGTCCTCGCGCAGATTCATGTTCAGCCGTGAGGTGAAGGTACCGCCGAGGATGTCGTTCATGGTGCCGATCGCGGTGTTGTTCTCCACTCGGCCATCGGGCCCGAGCAGACCCGCCAGAATCAGGGTCTGCTGCGCTTCGGCGCGATTGATCAGAAACACGCGCGGTTTGCTCTGCGCCGCAACCACAGGGATTTCGACCACGGGCCGGGGGCTCGCGGGCGCCTTCCAATCGCCGAAGTGCTTCTCCAGTGCCGGTACGATTGCCGCCAGCGTGGTGTCGCCCGCGACCAGAATGCGCACGTTGTCGGGGCGCAGGAAATCGCTGCGATAGGCGATCAGATCGTCGCGGGTGACCGCTGCAATGCTGGCCTCCGTGCCGTTGCCGGAGAAGGGTACGCCGTAGGGGTGATCGGCGCCGAACAGCAGCGGCGGCAGGATGCGCAAACCCAGTCCGAAGGGCTGGCTCTTTTCCTGGGCGATGCCGGCCAGCCATTGCTTGCGCACGCGCTCGATGTCCTCCGGCTTGAAATCGGCCTTGCGCACGATGCTGGCCAGCAATGCCAGCGAGGGGTCCAGTTGTTCGCTCAGCGCCGACACGCCGGCGTAACCATCATCCAGTCCGGCACCGGTGTAGAGCTGGGCGCCCAGGCTGTCAGCGGCGGCGGCAATCTGCAGCGGATTCTTTCCTTCGGCACCCTCGTCGAGCATGCCGTAGGTGAATTCAGCCGTGCCCAGCGGGCGACCGCGATCGCCCGAGGATCCGGCCCCGAACAGCAGTTCGACGTTGATGATCGGAATGCTGGAACGCGCAGCCAGCACGACTTCGATGCCGTTCTTCAAGCGCGCGCGCTGCAGCACGGGAAAGTCCACTTCGGGGAAATCGGCCACCGTGGGCACGCCCTGACTGCGATCGACAGCGCCGGCGTCGGCCACCTTGTAGTTGCCGAAGGGACGCACTTCCAGGGTGTGGTCGCCTTGTGTCAACCAGCGCCGGGCAGCATCGCGAACCTGGGCTACCGTGGCGGCGTCCAGGCGGTCCAGCGATTGCTGATAGCAGGCGGGATCGCCGTCGTACACCTGGCATTCGGCCAGCACCCCGGCCTTGCCGGAAAAGCCACCGACCTTCTCCAGACCGCGCACCACCTCGCTCTTGATCTCGATCTTGGCGCGCTGGAGCTCTTCTGCCGTGGGGCCATCGGCCAGGAATCGCGCCACTTCCTCGTTGATCGCCTGCTCGACTGTGGCGATCGCCACGCCGGCCTTGACGTCGGCCTCAATGAAAAACATGCTCGCCAATTCCAGCACCTGCGGATAGGCGCCTGTACGGTCGGCGATCTGATCGCGATAGACCAGACGCTCGTAGAGCCTGGAGGTTTTGCCGCCACCGAGGATGCGCGCTGCCATCTCCATGTAGTCGGCGTCCGGCGTGCCGCGCTCGGCGTAATTCCAGACCTTGTTCAGTCGCGCCTGAGCAACGCGGTCGTACATCACCTCGCGGGTACTGCTGGTGCGCGCGGCCACCCAGGATTCCAGGCGGGTCAGCGGCGGGCCGGCCGGAATATCGCCGAAATACTGTTGTACCTTGGCCCTGGCGGTGGCCACATCGATGTCACCGGCCAACACCAGCGTGGCGTTGGCGGCACCGTAATAGGTGTTGAACCACGCCTTGACGTCGTCCAGCGAGGCCGCCGACAGATCCTCCATCGAGCCGATCGTTTCCCAGCGGTAGGGATGACCTTCCGGGAAGCTGGCCTTCTGCAGAGCCTCCATGACGCGGCCGTAGGGCTGGTTCTCGCCCTGGCGCTTTTCGTTCTTGACCACGCCGCGCTGCTCGTCCAGCGCCGCCTGATCAATGGCCCCGAGCAGATGGCCCATGCGATCGGATTCCATCCACAGGGCCATGTCCAGCGCCGTCTTCGGCACCGTCTGGAAATAGTTGGTGCGATCCAGCCAGGTGGTGCCGTTCATGTCGGTGGCGCCGACCTTCTCGAAGGGCTCGAAATACTCGCCGTCGTGGTTCTCGGTCTTCTGGAACATCAGATGTTCGAACAGATGCGCGAAACCCGTGTGCCCGGGTTTCTCGTCCTTGGAGCCCACGTGGTACCACATCGACACCGCGATCACCGGCGCCTTGGTGTCCTGGTGCACGATCACGGTCAGGCCGTTGTCGAGCTGGAATTTCTCGTAGGGAATCAGCGAATCGGCCGCCGGCGCGGCAGCGCCGAACAGCAGGGCCGAAAGGCCGGCAATCAGTTTCAAGCGCATGGATGGGTCTCGATGGCGACAGACGCGGGGGCGGCCGATGCTAGACGTTGCAATCGGTCACGCCAATGGCGGAGGGGCAGGTGAGAAGCGTTCAACGCAGAGAACGCAGAGGGCCGCAGAGGACGCAGAGAGAAGCTCGTCCAGGATTGCCTTTGCTTTTCTCTGCGTCCCTCTGCGTTTCCTTTGCGTTCTCTGCGATCGGCTTCTGCCCCCCGGCGCGACAGTTTCCGGCTTTCGCACCGGTCGCGAGGCAAGCTCGCTCCTACGGGGCTAGACTCGCCACCCCCGCCTGCGAACTCCAACCGCCCGCCGATGCTCAATCCGCAACAACAGGAAGCCGTGCGTTATCTGGATGGTCCGCTGCTGGTGCTGGCGGGCGCCGGGTCGGGCAAGACCAGCGTGATCACCCAGAAGATCGCGCATCTGGTGCGTTCGGGGCTGTACAACATCAACGAGATCGCCGCGATCACCTTCACCAACAAGGCCGCCCGGGAAATGCGCGAGCGCGCGGCGAGATTGCTGGGAGAGGGCGGCAGCGAGGGGCTGACGGTATCGACCTTCCACGCCTTGGGCATGCGCTTTCTGGAGATCGAATGTGCCCATGTCGGATTGCGCCGCGGTTTTTCGATTCTGGGTGAGGACGATGCCCGGGCGCTGGTCAAGGATCTGGCGCCCAAGGGCACCGGCAACGACGTGCTCGATCGCTGGCGCCAGCTGATCGGCCAGGCCAAGAACCGCGGCCTCAATCCGGCGCAGGCGCTGGCGGCTTCGCAGACGCCGCGTGAGCGCGAGGCGGCCGAGCTCTATGCCAGCTACGCCCAGCGCCTGACCGCCTTCAACGCGGTGGATTTCGATGATCTGATCGCGCTGCCGGTGCGGGTGCTGGAGTCTGACGAAGAAGTGCGCGCCAAGTGGCAGCGCAAGTATCGCTATCTGCTGGTGGACGAATACCAGGACACCAACGACACCCAGTACCGATTGCTGCGACTGCTGGCCGGCGAGCGCGGTCTGTTCACGGCGGTGGGTGATGACGACCAGTCGATCTACGCCTGGCGCGGCGCCAATCCGGAGAATCTGGCGCAGCTGGGTCAGGACTATCCGAATCTGAGAATCGTCAAGCTGGAGCAGAACTACCGCTGCGCCCAGCGCATCCTGCGCGCGGCCAACGCGGTGATCGGCCAGAACCCGCATCTGCATCCCAAGAAGCTGTGGAGCGCGCTGCCCGACGGCGATCCAATCCGTATCGTCGCCCGCGGCAGCGATACCGATGAGGCCGAGTTCGTGGCCGCCGAGATCAGCCACCGGCAACTGATCGACAAATGCACGCCGCGCGATTTCGCCGTGCTCTTTCGCGGCAACCATCAGGCGCGCTCGCTGGAACTGGCCCTCAGAGTGCTCAAGGTGCCCTATCACCTGTCGGGCGCCACCTCCTTCTTTGATCGCCAGGAGATCAAGGATGTGATGGCCTACCTGCGGCTGCTGGCCAACCCCGAGGACGATGCCGCCTTCGTGCGTGCGGTAGCCACGCCCAGGCGCGATGTCGGCGCGGCGACACTGGAGAAACTGGCCGAGGCGGCGCGCAGTCGTGGTCTGCCGCTGGCCAAGGCAGCGGGCTCGCACACCCTGCTGGCCACGCTGACGCCGCGCGCGGCTAGAGCACTGTCGGCCTTTTCCGAACAACTCGATGGCTGGCGCAAGCTCAGCAGCAGCGTGCGCCCGCGGGCGCTGATCGAACAGCTGATCCGCGAATCCGGCCTGATCCAGCACTGGCGCGAGGACAGCAAGCGCCCGGAAATGGCCGAGCGTCGCCAGGCCCAGGTGCAGGCCTTTCTGGAATGGATCGGCGATCGCCGCGAGAATTCACTGGGCGCCCTGCTGACCCAGCTGATGCTGGAGAGCCAGGACGACGAGCCCGGCGATCGCGTGCGCCTGATGACCCTGCACAGCGCCAAGGGCCTGGAATTCCGCCACGTGTTTCTGGTCGGCTGCGAAGACGGTTTGCTGCCGCATGTGTCCTCGCTGGACGAAGGGCGACTGGATGAGGAGCGGCGCCTGTTCTACGTCGGCATGACCCGCGCCAAGGAAACCTTGACCCTGTCCTACTGCCGCGTGCGCACCCGCTACGGCCGCGAGGAATGCCCTGAACCCAGTCGCTTCCTGATGGAAATGCCCGAGAGCGAAGTACGTTGGGTGGGCAAGGACGAAAAGACCGTCAAGACCGCCGAGGAAAAAGCCGTCGCCGCCAGACCGCATCTGGATGCGATCCGGGCTTTGCTCGGTGCTTAGCGATTCGGCCACGTCGGAGCCATTCGGCACTTCAAGTAAAACGTCAAACGTGAAACGTCAATCAGAGCTCGCTGCTGATGACCTGTGGGAGCGGACTTTGTCCGCGACGGCCGACTTCATGGGTCCGCGAGCTTGTTCGCGGACGAAGTCCGCTCCCACAGGCGTCCGAGTGCGAGCTTCAAGTTGACGTTTTACGTTTGACGTTTTACCGCTCTTCGGACGATTTGCGCATTTGGTCCAAAGGTCATGGAAGCGTCCAGACAAGTCTGGACCCACAACAGCCGGGACTTGCCGCGCAGCGCTCTTACCGACAACCAACAACCAACAACCCGCTCCACCTACATCCCCGCCCGCGGCGGCACCACGCTGTTGCCGAGCAGCAGGCCGGCCACCAGCGCGGCGATCAGGGTGACCACGCTGAAGGCGGTGTCGAGGCCGAGGAACACATCCTTTTCGAACACGAAGGTCAGGCTGCGGAAGCCGACCGAGCCGGGCACCA
This genomic interval carries:
- a CDS encoding UvrD-helicase domain-containing protein yields the protein MLNPQQQEAVRYLDGPLLVLAGAGSGKTSVITQKIAHLVRSGLYNINEIAAITFTNKAAREMRERAARLLGEGGSEGLTVSTFHALGMRFLEIECAHVGLRRGFSILGEDDARALVKDLAPKGTGNDVLDRWRQLIGQAKNRGLNPAQALAASQTPREREAAELYASYAQRLTAFNAVDFDDLIALPVRVLESDEEVRAKWQRKYRYLLVDEYQDTNDTQYRLLRLLAGERGLFTAVGDDDQSIYAWRGANPENLAQLGQDYPNLRIVKLEQNYRCAQRILRAANAVIGQNPHLHPKKLWSALPDGDPIRIVARGSDTDEAEFVAAEISHRQLIDKCTPRDFAVLFRGNHQARSLELALRVLKVPYHLSGATSFFDRQEIKDVMAYLRLLANPEDDAAFVRAVATPRRDVGAATLEKLAEAARSRGLPLAKAAGSHTLLATLTPRAARALSAFSEQLDGWRKLSSSVRPRALIEQLIRESGLIQHWREDSKRPEMAERRQAQVQAFLEWIGDRRENSLGALLTQLMLESQDDEPGDRVRLMTLHSAKGLEFRHVFLVGCEDGLLPHVSSLDEGRLDEERRLFYVGMTRAKETLTLSYCRVRTRYGREECPEPSRFLMEMPESEVRWVGKDEKTVKTAEEKAVAARPHLDAIRALLGA
- a CDS encoding insulinase family protein, with translation MRLKLIAGLSALLFGAAAPAADSLIPYEKFQLDNGLTVIVHQDTKAPVIAVSMWYHVGSKDEKPGHTGFAHLFEHLMFQKTENHDGEYFEPFEKVGATDMNGTTWLDRTNYFQTVPKTALDMALWMESDRMGHLLGAIDQAALDEQRGVVKNEKRQGENQPYGRVMEALQKASFPEGHPYRWETIGSMEDLSAASLDDVKAWFNTYYGAANATLVLAGDIDVATARAKVQQYFGDIPAGPPLTRLESWVAARTSSTREVMYDRVAQARLNKVWNYAERGTPDADYMEMAARILGGGKTSRLYERLVYRDQIADRTGAYPQVLELASMFFIEADVKAGVAIATVEQAINEEVARFLADGPTAEELQRAKIEIKSEVVRGLEKVGGFSGKAGVLAECQVYDGDPACYQQSLDRLDAATVAQVRDAARRWLTQGDHTLEVRPFGNYKVADAGAVDRSQGVPTVADFPEVDFPVLQRARLKNGIEVVLAARSSIPIINVELLFGAGSSGDRGRPLGTAEFTYGMLDEGAEGKNPLQIAAAADSLGAQLYTGAGLDDGYAGVSALSEQLDPSLALLASIVRKADFKPEDIERVRKQWLAGIAQEKSQPFGLGLRILPPLLFGADHPYGVPFSGNGTEASIAAVTRDDLIAYRSDFLRPDNVRILVAGDTTLAAIVPALEKHFGDWKAPASPRPVVEIPVVAAQSKPRVFLINRAEAQQTLILAGLLGPDGRVENNTAIGTMNDILGGTFTSRLNMNLREDKHWSYGVGVAMPSARGQRPWITYAPVQTDKTAESVTEIRKELSAYLSDQPATEEELDKLKAGDVRSLPGAYETIGDVQGAVRSILQFDRPDDWVATAKQRIEAQTLADIHAAARQVIHPDRLTWVIVGDLSQIEAGVRELNLGEVQVVDENGQPVR